Proteins encoded together in one Pseudomonas sp. TCU-HL1 window:
- a CDS encoding AraC family transcriptional regulator encodes MRDLTDDVALMRPVIDALRASGTDPDKVLVRVGLPPGGLPAGRFPHAAQGQFWKAAAAECGEEHVGLYLAGHLPAFHGLLLEYLFLSSGTFGEGLHHALRYVRLLSDTLSAKLDVEGERAVLSFGQHSGSSRHFPEMLAGAVIRLFHALTEGQFKPHEVQLMHAEGAPAERYQAVYGCPATLGANRYALIFDADVLDKPSRHAAPDLLRMHESLARRQLAEVERLDLVRQVRELIGELLVDGGATLEQVAARLNMPARRLRERLAMAGVRFNDLVTDYRCRLAKELLLKTDERIEVIVERTGFSEPSTFYRAFKRWMGETPVEFRRKGKG; translated from the coding sequence ATGCGTGATCTGACCGACGATGTGGCGCTGATGCGCCCGGTGATCGACGCCCTGCGTGCCAGTGGCACCGACCCGGACAAGGTTCTGGTTCGTGTGGGCCTGCCGCCTGGCGGACTGCCCGCAGGTCGTTTCCCCCATGCCGCGCAAGGCCAGTTCTGGAAGGCCGCCGCCGCCGAGTGTGGCGAGGAGCATGTGGGCCTCTATCTGGCCGGACACTTGCCGGCGTTCCACGGACTGCTGCTCGAGTACCTGTTCCTTTCCAGCGGCACCTTTGGCGAGGGGCTGCACCACGCCCTGCGCTATGTGCGACTGCTCTCCGACACCCTGAGCGCGAAGCTGGACGTGGAGGGCGAGCGCGCCGTGCTTTCCTTCGGCCAGCACTCAGGCAGCAGCCGGCACTTCCCGGAAATGCTCGCCGGCGCGGTAATCCGCTTGTTCCATGCCCTGACCGAGGGCCAGTTCAAACCCCATGAAGTGCAGCTGATGCATGCCGAAGGCGCGCCCGCCGAGCGTTACCAGGCGGTCTATGGCTGCCCGGCAACCCTGGGCGCCAACCGCTATGCGCTGATTTTCGATGCGGACGTGCTGGACAAGCCCTCGCGCCATGCCGCGCCGGACCTGTTGCGCATGCATGAGTCCCTGGCCCGTCGGCAATTGGCCGAAGTGGAACGCCTGGACCTGGTACGCCAGGTGCGTGAGCTGATCGGCGAACTGCTGGTGGATGGTGGCGCGACCCTGGAGCAGGTGGCGGCCCGCCTGAACATGCCGGCTCGTCGCCTGCGCGAGCGCCTGGCCATGGCCGGCGTGCGTTTCAACGACCTGGTCACCGACTACCGCTGCCGGCTGGCCAAGGAGCTGCTGCTGAAGACCGACGAGCGCATCGAGGTGATCGTCGAGCGCACGGGCTTCTCCGAGCCCAGCACGTTCTACCGGGCGTTCAAGCGCTGGATGGGGGAGACGCCGGTGGAGTTCCGGCGCAAGGGCAAGGGCTGA
- a CDS encoding MaoC family dehydratase, translating to MATEWLDLSAPPALPGLFARAAVRRGARGKALPELGIRCPVSVDPGHLARYRSVCGFSDKGLLPATYPHILAFPLQMRLLTDPRFPLPLLGLVHLENRIRVLRPLGGLGPFTASVQVENLQPHEKGATFSLITRLEDQLGLVWEGDSRILFRGLRLPGGPEPRAVVESLPLEHLDQWYADANIGRRYARVAGDYNPIHLSAASARLFGFPRAIAHGLWNKARCLAALEIHLPAAGYELDVRFQKPVLLPGEVTLYASAAAPEGQLALRGKGDTPHMAGSWRPLA from the coding sequence ATGGCCACCGAATGGCTCGACCTGTCCGCTCCCCCCGCCCTTCCCGGCCTGTTCGCCCGCGCGGCCGTGCGCCGTGGCGCACGCGGCAAGGCCTTGCCCGAGCTGGGCATCCGCTGCCCGGTGAGTGTCGACCCCGGCCATCTGGCGCGCTACCGGAGTGTCTGCGGCTTCAGTGACAAGGGCCTGCTGCCGGCGACCTACCCCCATATCCTCGCCTTCCCGCTGCAGATGCGCCTGCTCACCGACCCGCGCTTCCCCCTCCCCCTGCTGGGCCTGGTGCACCTGGAAAACCGCATCCGCGTGCTGCGCCCCCTCGGCGGCCTCGGCCCCTTCACGGCCAGCGTGCAGGTGGAGAACCTGCAGCCCCACGAGAAGGGCGCCACCTTCAGCCTGATTACTCGCCTGGAGGACCAGCTCGGCCTGGTCTGGGAAGGTGACAGCCGTATCCTGTTCCGTGGTCTTCGCCTGCCCGGCGGGCCTGAACCTCGCGCCGTCGTGGAGAGCCTGCCGCTGGAGCATCTGGACCAGTGGTACGCCGACGCCAACATCGGCCGGCGCTACGCCCGCGTGGCCGGCGACTACAACCCCATTCACCTTTCAGCGGCCAGCGCCAGGCTGTTCGGCTTCCCCCGCGCCATCGCCCATGGGCTGTGGAACAAGGCCCGCTGCCTGGCCGCCCTGGAAATCCACCTCCCCGCCGCCGGCTACGAGCTGGACGTGCGCTTCCAGAAGCCCGTGCTGCTGCCTGGCGAAGTCACCCTGTACGCCAGCGCCGCCGCGCCGGAAGGCCAGCTTGCCTTGCGCGGCAAGGGCGACACCCCGCACATGGCCGGAAGCTGGCGCCCACTCGCCTGA
- a CDS encoding MazG-like family protein, with protein sequence MNLDEITARLHAIRDHNDWRQFHSPKNLAMAASVEMAELVEIFQWLTEEQSHQLPPEKLAHAGQEVGDIVLYLLLLCAELGLDMDAVVRAKLADSERRFT encoded by the coding sequence ATGAACCTCGACGAAATCACTGCCCGCCTGCATGCCATCCGCGACCACAACGACTGGCGGCAATTCCACAGTCCAAAGAACCTGGCCATGGCCGCCAGCGTGGAAATGGCCGAGCTGGTGGAAATCTTCCAGTGGCTGACCGAAGAGCAGTCGCACCAGTTGCCCCCCGAAAAACTCGCCCACGCGGGCCAGGAAGTGGGCGACATCGTTCTCTACCTCCTGCTGCTCTGCGCAGAACTTGGCCTGGACATGGACGCCGTGGTGCGCGCCAAGCTCGCCGACAGCGAAAGGCGCTTCACATGA
- a CDS encoding methyltransferase domain-containing protein, whose amino-acid sequence MSDRHFDELATRFAEKIYGGAKGAIRLAVLQADLAEVLPDRPLRVLDVGAGLGHMALWLAERGHQVTLAEPADPMLEGARQRFAEAGQAATFIQAPWQDLLGQLTEPYDLVLCHAVLEWLADPHAILPVLHQLTAEDGLLSLAFYNKDALIYRNLLKGHFRKLRKHKFAGEGQSLTPQQPLDPRDLAAQLQGHWQVEKQSGVRVFHDYMPQEFQAKAELVDLLEMELAYRRHPSYQGLGRYLHWICRPL is encoded by the coding sequence ATGAGCGACCGCCACTTCGATGAACTGGCGACCCGTTTCGCCGAAAAGATCTATGGCGGCGCCAAGGGCGCCATCCGACTCGCGGTACTCCAGGCCGACCTGGCCGAAGTCCTGCCCGACCGTCCGTTGCGCGTCCTGGATGTCGGCGCCGGCCTGGGCCACATGGCCCTCTGGCTGGCCGAGCGCGGTCACCAGGTGACCCTCGCCGAACCGGCTGACCCCATGCTCGAAGGCGCCCGCCAGCGCTTCGCCGAAGCCGGCCAGGCAGCCACCTTCATCCAGGCGCCCTGGCAGGACCTCCTCGGCCAGCTCACCGAGCCCTACGACCTGGTGCTCTGCCACGCCGTGCTGGAGTGGCTGGCCGACCCGCACGCTATCCTGCCCGTCCTGCACCAGCTCACCGCCGAGGACGGGCTGCTGTCGCTGGCCTTCTACAACAAGGACGCACTGATCTACCGCAACCTGCTCAAAGGCCATTTCCGCAAGCTGCGCAAGCACAAGTTCGCCGGTGAGGGGCAGAGCCTGACCCCGCAGCAACCGCTGGACCCGCGCGACCTGGCGGCGCAACTCCAAGGCCACTGGCAGGTCGAAAAGCAGAGCGGCGTGCGGGTATTCCACGACTACATGCCCCAGGAGTTCCAGGCCAAGGCCGAGCTGGTGGACCTGCTGGAAATGGAACTCGCCTACCGCCGCCACCCCAGCTACCAGGGACTTGGCCGCTATCTGCACTGGATCTGTCGGCCGCTCTGA
- a CDS encoding DUF4136 domain-containing protein, whose product MKLPALLAVALLLGACQSPNPYTAESRPLPPAPPGAATAFDSSAYPAPPRDFGRYRSWTWLDGQMPAGNNWATPEQMADMVNAGLDQHGLRQARSPGQADLKVSASLRYERRLRQYDDYGGAYYGSGPWRDQYGAWATVPVVRTYEEQVAVVYLQLYDARDNQPVWSGSGETYANGERSDGAAALRQAVKEALDDYPPY is encoded by the coding sequence ATGAAACTGCCCGCCCTGCTCGCCGTCGCACTGCTGCTTGGCGCCTGCCAGAGCCCCAACCCGTACACGGCCGAATCCCGCCCGCTGCCGCCCGCCCCGCCGGGCGCGGCGACCGCCTTCGACAGCAGCGCCTACCCCGCGCCACCGCGCGATTTCGGCCGCTACCGCAGCTGGACCTGGCTCGACGGCCAGATGCCCGCCGGCAACAACTGGGCAACCCCCGAACAGATGGCCGACATGGTCAACGCAGGCCTCGACCAGCACGGCCTGCGCCAGGCCCGCAGCCCTGGCCAGGCCGACCTCAAGGTGAGCGCCAGCCTGCGCTACGAACGGCGCCTGCGGCAGTACGACGACTACGGCGGCGCCTACTACGGCAGCGGACCCTGGCGCGACCAATACGGCGCCTGGGCCACCGTGCCCGTCGTGCGCACCTACGAAGAACAAGTAGCGGTGGTTTACCTGCAGCTCTATGACGCCCGCGACAACCAACCAGTGTGGAGCGGCAGCGGCGAAACCTATGCCAACGGCGAGCGCTCCGATGGCGCGGCGGCGCTGCGGCAGGCGGTGAAAGAAGCCCTGGACGACTATCCGCCGTATTGA
- a CDS encoding DUF4136 domain-containing protein — MIRRTLLLSTALFLAACQSYDVTRDYDRTRDFGAYRSWSWKEPALQYRPDDPRIKSDLTEQRIREAVGQQLDQRGLRPAANGKADLNVQSWLIVDERQQQTSYNYGGYWGGYWGGGYMGGPAYTETRTYNYKVATIQVDLYDGKDGKLVWRGSAEQVMQSAPPSPAEREAAIRETVAKVIAQYPPH; from the coding sequence ATGATCCGCCGCACGCTACTCCTGTCCACCGCCCTGTTCCTGGCCGCCTGCCAGAGCTACGACGTGACCCGCGACTACGACCGTACCCGCGACTTCGGCGCCTACCGCAGCTGGAGCTGGAAGGAACCTGCCCTGCAGTACCGCCCGGACGATCCGCGTATCAAGAGCGACCTCACCGAGCAACGCATCCGCGAGGCCGTTGGCCAGCAGCTCGACCAGCGCGGCCTGCGCCCGGCCGCCAACGGCAAGGCCGACCTTAACGTCCAGTCCTGGCTGATCGTCGACGAACGCCAGCAGCAGACCAGCTACAACTACGGCGGCTACTGGGGCGGCTATTGGGGAGGCGGCTACATGGGCGGCCCGGCCTATACCGAAACCCGCACCTACAACTACAAGGTGGCCACCATCCAGGTGGACCTCTACGACGGCAAGGACGGCAAACTGGTCTGGCGCGGCAGCGCCGAACAGGTCATGCAAAGCGCGCCGCCGAGCCCCGCCGAGCGTGAAGCCGCCATCCGCGAAACGGTCGCCAAGGTGATCGCCCAATACCCGCCGCACTGA
- a CDS encoding GNAT family N-acetyltransferase: MPVLNAHLQHRPASAEDLHEVVRFPQDADELFFAYPKASWPLTVGQLAAAMAERRGSTVALLDGKVAGFANFYQWQHGDSCALGNMMVAPWARGQGVARYLIEAMEHQARTQYKAKVMKVSCFNANAGGLLLYTHLGYQPRAIVERQAQDGRRVALVQMDKPLMD; encoded by the coding sequence ATGCCCGTCTTGAATGCCCATTTGCAACACCGCCCCGCCAGTGCCGAAGACCTCCACGAAGTCGTCCGCTTCCCCCAGGATGCGGACGAGCTCTTCTTCGCCTACCCCAAGGCGAGCTGGCCGCTCACCGTGGGCCAACTCGCCGCCGCCATGGCCGAACGCCGCGGCAGCACCGTCGCCCTGCTGGACGGCAAGGTCGCAGGCTTCGCCAACTTCTACCAATGGCAACACGGCGACTCCTGCGCCCTGGGCAACATGATGGTGGCGCCCTGGGCACGCGGCCAGGGCGTGGCCCGGTACCTGATCGAAGCGATGGAGCACCAGGCCCGCACGCAGTACAAGGCCAAAGTGATGAAGGTGTCCTGCTTCAACGCCAACGCTGGCGGCCTGCTGCTCTACACCCACCTCGGCTACCAGCCGCGCGCCATCGTCGAACGCCAGGCCCAGGACGGCCGCCGCGTCGCTCTGGTGCAGATGGACAAACCCCTCATGGATTGA
- a CDS encoding aminoacyl-tRNA deacylase translates to MTMITQLQNSLMQHQTRFDVLNHAASMTTREAARRAGVPPQQMAKPVILDDFQGHWLMAVVPASRHVDLEKVRRLTHRHWRLVHERDFGQRFANCDVGAIPAVGNLFGLDTLVDQSLTEQPDIYFESGRHDELVHMSGTQYMALMPDAKKGKFCE, encoded by the coding sequence ATGACCATGATCACCCAGCTGCAAAACAGCCTGATGCAACACCAGACCCGCTTCGACGTGCTCAACCACGCCGCCTCCATGACCACCCGCGAAGCCGCCCGCCGCGCCGGCGTGCCGCCACAGCAGATGGCCAAGCCCGTAATCCTCGACGACTTCCAGGGCCACTGGCTGATGGCCGTGGTACCTGCCTCGCGCCATGTCGACCTGGAAAAAGTCCGCAGACTCACCCACCGCCACTGGCGCCTGGTCCACGAACGGGACTTCGGCCAACGCTTCGCCAACTGCGACGTCGGCGCCATTCCCGCCGTCGGCAACCTCTTCGGCCTGGACACCCTGGTTGACCAGTCGCTCACCGAACAGCCGGACATCTACTTCGAATCCGGCCGCCACGACGAACTCGTGCACATGAGCGGCACGCAGTACATGGCACTGATGCCCGACGCGAAAAAAGGGAAGTTTTGCGAGTAG
- a CDS encoding IS110 family transposase, with amino-acid sequence MSSIVGIDIAKHSFDIATLQANGKYRSKAKLINAAEGFQVLQEWLNKHSEPGAWIVMEATGTYHEALAEHFYALGYRICVMNPAQIAYYARSQLQRVKTDQVDAKLIASYGEHHQDELRAWQPEPAAIRRLRALVRRLQDLKEIEQMERNRLGVADASVQESIHSVLQRVEEQIAETLKTIRDHIDDDPDLRGKRDLLTSIDGIGEQTAALLLAELGDPLQFESARAITAFAGLNPKLQDSGKHKGHVRISRVGSARLRAGLYMPAITSMTHNPAINALAQRLRARGKAGKQIVCAAMRKLLHIAYGVLKSGQPFDAQLALARG; translated from the coding sequence ATGTCCAGCATCGTCGGCATTGACATTGCCAAGCACAGTTTCGATATCGCCACCCTGCAGGCCAACGGCAAGTACCGCAGCAAGGCCAAGCTGATCAACGCCGCAGAGGGCTTTCAGGTGTTGCAGGAGTGGTTGAACAAGCACAGCGAACCTGGGGCCTGGATCGTGATGGAGGCGACGGGTACCTACCACGAGGCGCTGGCTGAGCACTTTTACGCGCTGGGCTACCGGATTTGCGTGATGAATCCTGCGCAGATTGCCTATTACGCGCGAAGCCAGTTGCAACGGGTCAAGACGGATCAGGTCGACGCCAAGCTGATTGCCAGCTACGGCGAGCACCATCAAGATGAGCTGCGCGCCTGGCAACCCGAGCCTGCCGCGATCCGCCGTCTGCGTGCCCTGGTGCGGCGCCTGCAGGATCTCAAGGAGATCGAGCAGATGGAGCGCAATCGTCTGGGGGTGGCCGATGCCAGCGTGCAAGAGTCGATTCACTCAGTGCTGCAGCGTGTCGAAGAGCAGATTGCCGAGACCCTGAAAACCATCCGCGACCATATCGATGATGATCCAGACCTGCGGGGTAAACGCGATCTGCTGACCAGCATCGATGGTATCGGCGAGCAGACTGCCGCCCTGCTCCTGGCGGAACTGGGTGATCCGCTGCAGTTCGAGAGCGCGCGAGCGATCACTGCCTTTGCCGGGCTGAATCCGAAGCTACAGGATTCGGGTAAGCATAAAGGGCACGTACGCATTTCCCGTGTGGGCTCAGCGCGGCTACGCGCGGGCCTGTACATGCCGGCGATCACCTCGATGACCCACAACCCCGCGATCAATGCCCTGGCACAGCGCCTGCGCGCCCGCGGTAAGGCCGGAAAGCAGATCGTCTGCGCGGCCATGCGCAAGCTGTTGCATATCGCCTATGGCGTACTGAAATCCGGCCAGCCATTCGATGCCCAACTGGCCCTTGCCCGGGGCTAA
- a CDS encoding HipA domain-containing protein: MNRQLYVWINFDQVGVLAESNGLWTFIYTQDWLSNRDAYAISPSLPLEAEPYVDGASERPVQWFFDNLLPEEGQRLLIASSAGVGVEDAFGMLQHFGAESAGSITLLPPDQVPAQGELRALSFNAMAERIREMPHIPLAEQSLKRMSLAGAQHKVALRFEDDQFREPGGNEPSTHILKPDHPSEDFAHSVINEWFVMSLARKVGLPVPAVTRKYIPMPVYLVERFDRTLTATGWTRLHCVDACQALNLDRSTKYHAGSVERLRELSAMCRIPARARLQLFQWLTFNVLLGNTDAHLKNLSFLMSPRGLELAPFYDLLSTAVWTTKAFGKDHWPGAVTMAWPIAGEDRLERMSPELLVEAAGILAIKPTTARTLVNQLVTAVWKGAPELIDQVQRENEEIAKLQPEVRQTFPGEMRALRSIVSIIIDEMSRKLLP; encoded by the coding sequence ATGAATCGCCAACTGTACGTCTGGATCAACTTCGACCAGGTCGGAGTGCTGGCGGAAAGCAACGGCTTATGGACGTTCATCTACACCCAGGACTGGTTGAGCAATCGAGACGCCTACGCCATCAGCCCGAGTTTGCCGCTGGAGGCAGAACCCTACGTTGACGGTGCAAGCGAGCGCCCCGTTCAGTGGTTCTTCGACAACCTGCTCCCGGAAGAGGGGCAACGCCTGCTCATTGCCTCAAGTGCCGGCGTCGGTGTTGAGGATGCATTTGGGATGCTGCAGCACTTCGGTGCCGAGTCGGCCGGGTCCATCACCTTGCTGCCTCCCGATCAGGTTCCCGCGCAAGGCGAGCTGCGAGCGCTCTCGTTTAATGCGATGGCCGAGCGCATACGGGAAATGCCTCATATTCCTTTGGCCGAGCAGTCCCTCAAGAGAATGTCTCTGGCGGGGGCGCAACACAAAGTCGCACTCCGCTTCGAGGATGATCAGTTTCGGGAACCAGGCGGTAACGAGCCCTCGACACACATCCTCAAGCCGGATCACCCGAGCGAGGACTTTGCGCATTCGGTGATCAACGAATGGTTCGTGATGTCGCTCGCCAGGAAGGTGGGCCTGCCTGTTCCGGCCGTGACCCGAAAATACATTCCCATGCCGGTCTATCTGGTCGAGCGGTTCGATAGGACTCTTACCGCTACCGGGTGGACAAGGCTTCACTGCGTGGATGCCTGCCAGGCCCTCAATCTTGATAGATCGACCAAGTACCACGCGGGCAGTGTTGAGCGCCTGCGTGAGTTGAGCGCGATGTGCCGCATTCCGGCCAGGGCCAGACTCCAACTTTTCCAATGGCTGACGTTCAACGTCCTGCTTGGCAACACCGATGCCCATCTGAAAAACCTGAGCTTTCTCATGAGTCCTCGGGGGCTGGAGCTGGCACCCTTCTATGATCTGCTGAGTACTGCCGTCTGGACCACCAAGGCTTTTGGCAAGGACCATTGGCCGGGGGCAGTGACCATGGCCTGGCCAATTGCGGGTGAAGATCGCTTGGAGCGTATGAGCCCGGAACTGCTCGTCGAGGCGGCCGGGATACTTGCCATCAAACCGACCACTGCGAGAACGCTGGTCAACCAGTTGGTTACGGCAGTATGGAAAGGTGCTCCGGAGTTGATTGACCAGGTGCAACGTGAAAACGAAGAGATTGCCAAGTTGCAGCCCGAGGTCAGACAAACATTCCCAGGGGAGATGAGAGCGTTGCGAAGTATTGTTTCGATCATCATTGATGAAATGTCGCGCAAGCTACTTCCATAA
- a CDS encoding transcriptional regulator, protein MRQDVAAGVIGVSENFLGKVERGGETVQWGLLFQVMQELGLKVSVEVPDEIAGEAKAQIVRAFNKAAAAHSGKSNPGSDDLDRLLFAIEKSLNTQPDDKAR, encoded by the coding sequence ATGCGCCAGGACGTGGCCGCTGGCGTTATTGGCGTAAGCGAAAACTTCCTCGGAAAAGTCGAGCGCGGTGGTGAAACCGTGCAGTGGGGGCTGCTCTTCCAGGTCATGCAAGAGCTGGGGTTGAAAGTGTCGGTGGAGGTTCCCGATGAGATTGCCGGGGAGGCGAAAGCTCAGATCGTTCGCGCATTCAACAAGGCCGCGGCGGCTCATTCCGGCAAGAGCAATCCCGGCTCCGATGATCTGGACCGTCTGCTGTTCGCCATTGAGAAGTCCTTGAACACCCAGCCTGACGACAAGGCACGCTGA
- a CDS encoding PAAR domain-containing protein — protein MAIGHFIRLNDKTTCGGTVLEADTRVMMFGIAHAREGDRVSCGKDGKIYRIIGGVSFIRSHGAQVAGTLDSLSGCPCKAKLIPSLHSATYHSDRSPSRAADSPAPAVAAMPLAASLTGAAPKPVTNSLLEEEEEEEELEDTGIVLRLGLFFDGTGNNQANSEAAAGCYAVNLGMSAEVGEDIRQYCASYGYDGQGNTPDNSYGNEVSNVARLYGLYPDDTLVQLPPGAEEAYLKVYLEGIGTRSGLGDSLYSQGSGQGDTGVVARVEQMPALVLKQLDAFRKANPQVKVRRIEVDLFGFSRGAAAARHCANNLLKGPNSLLAHSLPAGSPLLAAGFTWRHRSDFVLNFIGLFDTVAGIVSLRDGDFSPHNADNPRLHLRLAPGMARKVIHLVARDEYRHNFSLTQAEQDIELPGSHSDIGGGYLPLAREKLLLSKPDSSFEIDRLANERSAAYSRTKRRFDHESRHWLAYVPPEGLDIATWSVQTRRRARGTQAEKRVYAALSSERQVRAGVAFDPIDPNDNRTALPAELQPIAAKLQAFALREAYTPLTAEEYALLRRRYIHLSAHWNAAKGWNNSALDVVFINRPAEGMQRKEHPNE, from the coding sequence GTGGCTATCGGACACTTCATTCGCCTGAACGACAAGACCACCTGTGGCGGTACCGTGCTGGAAGCGGATACCCGCGTCATGATGTTCGGTATCGCGCATGCTCGCGAGGGGGATCGGGTTTCTTGTGGCAAGGATGGAAAGATCTACCGAATTATTGGTGGGGTCTCGTTCATTCGCAGTCACGGAGCACAGGTGGCGGGCACCCTGGACAGCCTCAGCGGTTGTCCCTGCAAAGCCAAGCTGATTCCATCGCTGCATAGCGCGACCTACCACTCGGATCGGAGCCCCTCCAGGGCAGCGGATAGCCCCGCACCAGCTGTTGCCGCGATGCCGCTCGCCGCAAGTCTGACGGGTGCCGCACCCAAACCGGTCACGAACAGCCTGCTGGAAGAGGAGGAGGAAGAAGAGGAACTGGAGGACACCGGCATCGTGCTGCGCCTGGGCCTGTTCTTCGACGGCACCGGTAACAACCAGGCCAATAGCGAGGCCGCTGCGGGTTGCTATGCGGTCAACCTGGGCATGTCAGCGGAAGTTGGCGAAGACATCCGCCAGTACTGCGCCAGCTACGGCTATGACGGCCAGGGCAACACGCCGGACAACAGCTATGGCAATGAAGTCAGCAATGTCGCGCGCCTGTATGGACTCTATCCGGACGACACGCTCGTACAACTGCCGCCAGGAGCCGAAGAGGCCTATCTCAAGGTTTACCTCGAAGGCATCGGCACCCGCAGCGGCCTGGGCGACTCCCTCTACAGCCAGGGCAGCGGCCAGGGGGACACCGGCGTGGTGGCGCGGGTCGAGCAGATGCCGGCCTTGGTCCTAAAACAGTTGGATGCGTTTCGGAAGGCAAATCCCCAAGTCAAGGTTCGTCGGATCGAGGTGGACCTGTTCGGCTTCAGCCGGGGCGCGGCGGCGGCACGGCACTGTGCCAATAACCTGCTCAAGGGGCCAAACAGCCTGCTGGCCCATTCATTACCCGCCGGCTCGCCCTTGTTGGCGGCCGGCTTCACCTGGCGCCATCGCAGCGACTTTGTCCTCAACTTCATTGGGCTGTTCGATACCGTGGCCGGCATCGTTTCGCTGCGTGACGGCGACTTCAGCCCGCACAATGCCGACAACCCCAGGCTTCACCTGCGGCTTGCACCGGGCATGGCACGCAAGGTGATTCACCTGGTGGCCCGCGATGAGTACCGCCACAACTTCTCCCTGACCCAGGCCGAGCAGGACATCGAACTCCCCGGCAGCCATTCGGACATCGGCGGCGGCTACCTGCCTCTGGCACGGGAGAAGCTGCTGCTGAGCAAGCCTGACAGCAGTTTCGAAATCGACCGACTAGCCAACGAACGCAGTGCAGCCTACTCGCGCACCAAACGGCGCTTCGACCATGAATCACGCCACTGGCTGGCCTATGTACCGCCCGAAGGACTCGACATCGCCACCTGGTCGGTTCAGACCAGGCGCCGGGCGCGGGGCACCCAGGCAGAAAAGCGCGTGTACGCCGCCCTCTCCAGCGAGCGCCAGGTGCGCGCCGGGGTGGCATTCGATCCGATTGACCCCAACGACAACCGCACGGCATTGCCCGCCGAGCTGCAACCTATCGCCGCCAAGTTACAGGCCTTTGCCTTGCGCGAAGCCTACACACCACTGACCGCTGAGGAATACGCCCTGCTGCGCCGCCGCTACATCCACCTCTCGGCCCACTGGAATGCCGCCAAGGGTTGGAACAACAGCGCCCTGGATGTCGTGTTCATCAACCGCCCGGCCGAGGGGATGCAACGCAAGGAGCATCCCAATGAATAG
- a CDS encoding DUF2931 family protein, which translates to MNRPRVALLLGLLLWLAGCANGAHRLPYDSWRLGLFAPNYMEVWIETADAVDVQDHVFRRAMSGIAAINTPKNLKGDPRGWPERPGAGAGKQILGADLPRLLYVRWQSLVEPQTYEAYIVIPETTRRAMVKGEKAFCQADAKWVTDYRKMLSIGLAPGGIARVWLMGPCLSAIDVARVQGTVVKEGPYEGTSGGQHRPLSPTSKAYIEKYGIPYGSW; encoded by the coding sequence ATGAATAGGCCCAGAGTCGCGTTGTTATTGGGGCTGCTGCTCTGGTTGGCTGGTTGTGCCAACGGCGCCCACCGGCTGCCCTACGACTCGTGGCGGCTAGGGCTGTTTGCACCCAACTACATGGAGGTGTGGATCGAGACCGCCGATGCAGTGGACGTGCAGGATCACGTCTTCCGCCGTGCCATGAGTGGGATTGCCGCGATCAATACCCCCAAGAACCTCAAAGGCGATCCGCGCGGTTGGCCGGAGCGACCAGGGGCAGGCGCGGGCAAGCAGATACTGGGCGCCGACCTGCCACGGCTGCTCTATGTCCGCTGGCAATCTTTGGTCGAGCCACAAACCTACGAGGCCTATATCGTTATTCCCGAGACCACCCGGCGGGCGATGGTCAAGGGCGAAAAGGCATTCTGCCAAGCCGACGCAAAGTGGGTCACTGACTATCGCAAGATGCTATCGATCGGCCTGGCGCCAGGCGGGATTGCCAGGGTCTGGCTCATGGGGCCGTGCCTCTCCGCTATCGACGTGGCACGGGTGCAGGGCACTGTCGTGAAGGAAGGACCCTACGAGGGCACGTCGGGAGGCCAGCACCGGCCTCTATCCCCGACCTCCAAAGCCTATATCGAGAAGTACGGGATTCCCTATGGTTCCTGGTAA
- a CDS encoding type II toxin-antitoxin system RelE/ParE family toxin yields MKAKPIIPRALANQDINDAVSYYLNEEAEQAALGFIDALERAYKHISRHPESGSSRYAHELDLPGLRSWGLKRYPYLVFYIERGDHIDVWRVLHGMRDIPAWMQQSGEK; encoded by the coding sequence ATGAAGGCCAAGCCCATCATCCCCCGCGCGCTGGCCAACCAGGATATCAACGACGCCGTCAGCTATTACCTGAACGAAGAAGCTGAACAGGCCGCACTCGGCTTTATCGACGCCCTGGAGCGAGCCTACAAGCACATCAGTCGGCATCCCGAATCAGGCTCGTCACGATATGCCCACGAGCTCGATCTGCCGGGGCTGCGCTCCTGGGGACTGAAGCGCTATCCCTACCTAGTCTTTTATATCGAGCGTGGCGATCACATCGATGTGTGGCGGGTGCTGCATGGGATGAGGGATATCCCAGCCTGGATGCAACAAAGCGGTGAAAAATAA